The sequence AGGCACCTCAAGCTCGCCCTTTTTGTACGCGATAAATTCATTTACGCTTAGAGTTTTATAACCATTTTCGGCTAAGAATTTCATATGCGATCTAAACTCATCCACGCTACTAGCGATAAAGCCGCTCTTTTCAAGCACGTGGTGATACATCAAAACCGTTACGCTCATTTTACAAGTTCCATATATAAATTTTGTGTATTTTCTATCATTTTTTCGATACTAAATGTCTCTTTTACGTACTTTCTGCCAAACTCGCCCATCTGTTTTCTTAAATTTTCATCCAAAATGAGCTTTTCAAGCACCTTTTTTAACCCCTCTTTATCGCCATTTTGAAATAAAAATCCACTCTTACCATCGCTCACAGCCTCACCAAGTCCGCCCACATCGCTTCCAATAGTAGCAAGCTTGCACGAAGACGCCTCAAGTAGCGCTCCGCCGATAGCCTCCATGTCTGAAGGTAACACACAGATATCAAGTGAGCCCAAAAAATCGCTCACATCGGTTCTGTTGCCGAGCATAAAGATATTTTTTTTATCTTTTATATACTCTTTTAGGTTCTCATTTTGAGGGCCGTCACCTACGATGAAAAGGGCTGACTTTTCTAAATTTAGCTCACTAAAAGCATCGATTAAGAGCTTGTGGTTTTTAGCAGCCCTTAGCACTGCCACAATACAAATGCCTACTACATCGTCACTTAGGCCAAATTCTTTTTTCATATTTATCTTAAATTCTGGTGTGTACTTTTGCGTATCGATACCTGTATAAATTTTGACGACTTTTTCTTTTTTCACGCCTCTTTTTATAAGATCCTCGCATACTGAGTCGCACACGCCGACTACTTTTGTACTTAGATTATAAGGCAAAGGCGATGTTATAGGCAGCTGTAAATGCCTAGTACGAACCACGCTAACGCCACAAATTTTACCCACAATCGCTCCAATGGCACCATCTTTGCCTGAGTGCGTTGAGATGATTTTTATATTATTTTGCTTTACAAATTTGCAAATTTTTAAAATTTCAAAGATATTGAAAGACTTTTTGAGATTAAACTCAACGAATTCACACTCTATTTGCTTCTCAAAGCTTTTTGAGCCAGGATTTAGCCCATAAAAAACCTTAAATTTACTCTTATCTAGCCCATTTATCACACGCTGTGTACGGTGTTCTTGCCCACCAAATCCAAGAGAGCTTTCAAGCTCAAGTATATTTATCATTTTCTACTCTTTAAATTCTTTCATTTTTTTATTTGACAAAAAGCCATTTATTGTATTAAAGATTTTTAAAATTTTTGATACATTTTCGTACGATTTTACATTTTTTAGCACTTTAAGCAAAATTCTCTGTTTTAATCTAAGCTTTGAAAAACCAGCTGAGTTTATGATGCTATCACTATCTTCATAAAAGAGATCAAGTACCTTTACATAGCTACTATTTTTTAGATTTGGTCTTGCCAAAATGGCTGGCATATAGACGCTTTTTATCTTTCTAAGCTCTAGATCTGGAACCATTTCAA is a genomic window of Campylobacter concisus containing:
- a CDS encoding glycosyltransferase family 4 protein: MINILELESSLGFGGQEHRTQRVINGLDKSKFKVFYGLNPGSKSFEKQIECEFVEFNLKKSFNIFEILKICKFVKQNNIKIISTHSGKDGAIGAIVGKICGVSVVRTRHLQLPITSPLPYNLSTKVVGVCDSVCEDLIKRGVKKEKVVKIYTGIDTQKYTPEFKINMKKEFGLSDDVVGICIVAVLRAAKNHKLLIDAFSELNLEKSALFIVGDGPQNENLKEYIKDKKNIFMLGNRTDVSDFLGSLDICVLPSDMEAIGGALLEASSCKLATIGSDVGGLGEAVSDGKSGFLFQNGDKEGLKKVLEKLILDENLRKQMGEFGRKYVKETFSIEKMIENTQNLYMELVK